A DNA window from Theobroma cacao cultivar B97-61/B2 chromosome 5, Criollo_cocoa_genome_V2, whole genome shotgun sequence contains the following coding sequences:
- the LOC18599470 gene encoding uncharacterized protein LOC18599470 isoform X1 → MPFLSSSPCQSQTLSNKMFLAQKTSPLFLHKFYPKTATKFRCIPKKFTVSASLNAIAAAASGSGATVHGAVTSAITQVAVTAFAIASGACLSTKVDFLWPKVEEQPGSFTVEGIDVTGYPIFNEAKVQKAIAFAKRAHNGQFRKTGDPYLSHCIHTGRILAMLVPSSGLRAVDTVVAGILHDVVDDTRESLLSIEAEFGDDVARLVAGVSRLSYINQLLRRHRRINVNQGTLGHEEANNLRVMLLGMVDDPRVVLIKLADRLHNMRTIYALPLAKAQAVAQETLHIWCSLASRLGLWALKAELEDLCFAVLQPQIFRKLRADLASMWSTSNKGAYPRRISAKASWSSLEENDSAHDDEAFMNDEDITSIKDLLEAVVPFDILLDRRKQTNFLNNLGKSSEDEPKPKVVQDAGIALASLVVCEEALERELFISISYVPGMEVTLSSRLKSLYSIYSKMKRKDVGINKIYDARALRVVVGDKNGTLHGPAVQCCYSLLNIVHRLWTPIDGEFDDYIVNPKASGYQSLHTAVQVPDASPLEVQIRTQRMHEYAEHGLAAHWLYKETGNELPSVSSLDESEIEESSYLPKDLDDQNSMDDDLFLKYRSLKVGHPVLRVEGSNLLAAVIIKVDKEGTELLVAVSFGLAASEAVADRRSSFQIKRWEAYARLFKKVSDEWWCEPGHGDWCTCLEKYTLCRDGIYHKQDQFERLLPTFIQVIDLTEQEESEYWAVMSAVFEGKPVESVASRPDLKYVASNSFEASINRKVRLLRTMLQWEEQLRLESSFGRQEGGAKSSVNPDSVVLGEVVIICWPHGDIMRLRTGSTAADAARRAGLEGKLVLVNDQLVLPSTELKDGDVVEVRL, encoded by the exons AtgccctttctttcttcttctccatgcCAATCCCAAACCCTTTCCAACAAAATGTTTCTTGCCCAGAAAACCTCCCCTCTTTTCCTCCACAAATTCTATCCCAAAACTGCTACTAAGTTCCGGTGTATTCCCAAGAAATTCACTGTTTCTGCTTCCCTTAACGCCATAGCTGCTGCTGCCTCGGGCTCTGGTGCCACTGTCCATGGGGCTGTCACTTCTGCCATCACCCAAGTGGCTGTTACTGCCTTTGCTATTGCCTCTGGGGCTTGTCTCTCCACCAAGGTGGACTTTTTATGGCCCAAAGTGGAGGAGCAGCCAG GTTCTTTTACAGTGGAAGGAATCGATGTGACTGGCTATCCTATATTTAATGAGGCAAAG GTGCAAAAGGCTATTGCATTTGCGAAAAGAGCTCACAATGGGCAGTTTCGGAAAACAGGAGACCCTTATCTATCACATTGCATTCACACAGGAAGAATATTAGCCATGTTGGTTCCATCAAGTGGCCTACGG GCTGTTGATACTGTTGTGGCTGGGATACTACATGATGTTGTTGATGATACACGTGAAAGTTTGCTCAGCATAGAAGCAGAGTTTGGTGATGATGTGGCAAGGTTGGTAGCTGGTGTGTCTAGACTAAGTTACATAAATCAG CTTCTACGGAGACATCGCAGGATAAATGTGAACCAGGGTACCCTTGGTCATGAAGAG GCAAATAATCTGCGAGTTATGCTCTTGGGAATGGTTGATGATCCACGCGTGGTACTCATCAAGCTGGCAGACCGTCTTCACAATATGAGAACCAT TTATGCCCTACCACTAGCAAAGGCTCAAGCTGTCGCTCAAGAAACCTTACATATTTGGTGTTCCCTAGCTTCCAGATTAGGTCTGTGGGCACTGAAAGCAGAGCTGGAAGATCTATGTTTTGCTGTTCTTCAG CCTCAAATTTTTAGGAAGCTGCGGGCTGATCTGGCTTCAATGTGGAGCACCAGCAACAAAGGAGCATATCCTAGAAGAATATCTGCAAAAGCCAGTTGGTCCTCTTTGGAGGAAAATGACTCAGCTCACGATGATGAAGCTTTCATGAATGATGAAGATATCACTAGCATAAAG GATCTTTTGGAAGCAGTGGTGCCTTTTGACATCTTATTGGATAGAAGAAAACAGACTAACTTTCTTAATAATCTTGGAAAAAGTTCAGAGGATGAGCCAAAACCGAAGGTTGTGCAGGATGCAGGAATTGCTTTGGCATCTCTTGTAGTTTGTGAGGAGGCACTTGAGAGGGAGTTGTTTATATCAATTTC TTATGTTCCAGGGATGGAGGTTACTTTATCCAGCCGGTTAAAAAGTTTGTATAGTATCTACAGCAAG atgaaaagaaaagatgttggCATCAATAAGATATATGATGCACGAGCATTGAGGGTTGTCGTCGGAGACAAGAATGGAACCCTACACGGACCTGCAGTTCAATGTTGCTACAGTCTTCTCAACATTGTACACAG GCTTTGGACTCCCATTGATGGTGAATTTGATGATTACATTGTTAATCCGAAGGCCAGTGGCTATCAG TCTTTGCACACTGCAGTACAGGTTCCTGATGCCTCACCTTTGGAAGTTCAGATTAGAACACAG AGAATGCATGAATATGCTGAACATGGGCTTGCTGCCCACTGGCTTTATAAAGAAACTGGTAATGAATTACCCTCAGTGAGCAGCTTGGATGAATCTGAAATAGAAGAATCGTCCTATCTCCCCAAAGATCTGGATGATCAAAATTCCATGGACGATGATTTGTTTCTGAAGTATAGATCCCTGAAAGTGGGACATCCAGTCCTTCGAGTGGAAGGAAGTAACCTACTTGCTGCAGTTATAATCAA AGTAGATAAGGAGGGGACAGAGTTGCTTGTTGCTGTGAGCTTTGGATTGGCAGCTTCTGAAGCAGTAGCTGACAGAAGGTCTTCTTTCCAAATAAAGAGATGGGAAGCTTATGCAAGGTTATTCAAAAAG GTTTCAGATGAGTGGTGGTGTGAACCAGGACATGGGGATTGGTGTACTTGTTTGGAGAAATATACACTTTGTAGAGATGGTATATACCACAAG CAAGACCAATTCGAACGCCTTCTGCCAACTTTCATCCAAGTGATCGATTTGACAGAGCAAGAAGAATCTGAATATTGGGCTGTTATGTCTGCTGTTTTTGAAGGCAAACCAGTTGAATCTGTTGCATCTAGGCCCGACCTAAAATATGTTGCTTCAAATTCATTTGAAGCTAGCATCAACCGCAAG GTGCGTTTGTTGAGGACAATGCTTCAGTGGGAAGAGCAACTACGTTTGGAATCAAGTTTTGGAAGACAAGAGGGTGGTGCAAAATCTAGTGTTAACCCTGATTCTGTTGTCCTTGGGGAGGTTGTCATTATATGTTGGCCCCATGGTGACATAATGCGATTGAGAACTGGCAGCACTGCTGCAGATGCTGCAAGAAGAGCAGGACTTGAGGGAAAGCTAGTTCTAGTTAATGATCAACTAGTATTGCCTAGCACAGAGCTCAAAGATGGTGACGTCGTAGAAGTAAGATTGTAA
- the LOC18599470 gene encoding uncharacterized protein LOC18599470 isoform X2 produces MRQRQVQKAIAFAKRAHNGQFRKTGDPYLSHCIHTGRILAMLVPSSGLRAVDTVVAGILHDVVDDTRESLLSIEAEFGDDVARLVAGVSRLSYINQLLRRHRRINVNQGTLGHEEANNLRVMLLGMVDDPRVVLIKLADRLHNMRTIYALPLAKAQAVAQETLHIWCSLASRLGLWALKAELEDLCFAVLQPQIFRKLRADLASMWSTSNKGAYPRRISAKASWSSLEENDSAHDDEAFMNDEDITSIKDLLEAVVPFDILLDRRKQTNFLNNLGKSSEDEPKPKVVQDAGIALASLVVCEEALERELFISISYVPGMEVTLSSRLKSLYSIYSKMKRKDVGINKIYDARALRVVVGDKNGTLHGPAVQCCYSLLNIVHRLWTPIDGEFDDYIVNPKASGYQSLHTAVQVPDASPLEVQIRTQRMHEYAEHGLAAHWLYKETGNELPSVSSLDESEIEESSYLPKDLDDQNSMDDDLFLKYRSLKVGHPVLRVEGSNLLAAVIIKVDKEGTELLVAVSFGLAASEAVADRRSSFQIKRWEAYARLFKKVSDEWWCEPGHGDWCTCLEKYTLCRDGIYHKQDQFERLLPTFIQVIDLTEQEESEYWAVMSAVFEGKPVESVASRPDLKYVASNSFEASINRKVRLLRTMLQWEEQLRLESSFGRQEGGAKSSVNPDSVVLGEVVIICWPHGDIMRLRTGSTAADAARRAGLEGKLVLVNDQLVLPSTELKDGDVVEVRL; encoded by the exons ATGAGGCAAAG GCAGGTGCAAAAGGCTATTGCATTTGCGAAAAGAGCTCACAATGGGCAGTTTCGGAAAACAGGAGACCCTTATCTATCACATTGCATTCACACAGGAAGAATATTAGCCATGTTGGTTCCATCAAGTGGCCTACGG GCTGTTGATACTGTTGTGGCTGGGATACTACATGATGTTGTTGATGATACACGTGAAAGTTTGCTCAGCATAGAAGCAGAGTTTGGTGATGATGTGGCAAGGTTGGTAGCTGGTGTGTCTAGACTAAGTTACATAAATCAG CTTCTACGGAGACATCGCAGGATAAATGTGAACCAGGGTACCCTTGGTCATGAAGAG GCAAATAATCTGCGAGTTATGCTCTTGGGAATGGTTGATGATCCACGCGTGGTACTCATCAAGCTGGCAGACCGTCTTCACAATATGAGAACCAT TTATGCCCTACCACTAGCAAAGGCTCAAGCTGTCGCTCAAGAAACCTTACATATTTGGTGTTCCCTAGCTTCCAGATTAGGTCTGTGGGCACTGAAAGCAGAGCTGGAAGATCTATGTTTTGCTGTTCTTCAG CCTCAAATTTTTAGGAAGCTGCGGGCTGATCTGGCTTCAATGTGGAGCACCAGCAACAAAGGAGCATATCCTAGAAGAATATCTGCAAAAGCCAGTTGGTCCTCTTTGGAGGAAAATGACTCAGCTCACGATGATGAAGCTTTCATGAATGATGAAGATATCACTAGCATAAAG GATCTTTTGGAAGCAGTGGTGCCTTTTGACATCTTATTGGATAGAAGAAAACAGACTAACTTTCTTAATAATCTTGGAAAAAGTTCAGAGGATGAGCCAAAACCGAAGGTTGTGCAGGATGCAGGAATTGCTTTGGCATCTCTTGTAGTTTGTGAGGAGGCACTTGAGAGGGAGTTGTTTATATCAATTTC TTATGTTCCAGGGATGGAGGTTACTTTATCCAGCCGGTTAAAAAGTTTGTATAGTATCTACAGCAAG atgaaaagaaaagatgttggCATCAATAAGATATATGATGCACGAGCATTGAGGGTTGTCGTCGGAGACAAGAATGGAACCCTACACGGACCTGCAGTTCAATGTTGCTACAGTCTTCTCAACATTGTACACAG GCTTTGGACTCCCATTGATGGTGAATTTGATGATTACATTGTTAATCCGAAGGCCAGTGGCTATCAG TCTTTGCACACTGCAGTACAGGTTCCTGATGCCTCACCTTTGGAAGTTCAGATTAGAACACAG AGAATGCATGAATATGCTGAACATGGGCTTGCTGCCCACTGGCTTTATAAAGAAACTGGTAATGAATTACCCTCAGTGAGCAGCTTGGATGAATCTGAAATAGAAGAATCGTCCTATCTCCCCAAAGATCTGGATGATCAAAATTCCATGGACGATGATTTGTTTCTGAAGTATAGATCCCTGAAAGTGGGACATCCAGTCCTTCGAGTGGAAGGAAGTAACCTACTTGCTGCAGTTATAATCAA AGTAGATAAGGAGGGGACAGAGTTGCTTGTTGCTGTGAGCTTTGGATTGGCAGCTTCTGAAGCAGTAGCTGACAGAAGGTCTTCTTTCCAAATAAAGAGATGGGAAGCTTATGCAAGGTTATTCAAAAAG GTTTCAGATGAGTGGTGGTGTGAACCAGGACATGGGGATTGGTGTACTTGTTTGGAGAAATATACACTTTGTAGAGATGGTATATACCACAAG CAAGACCAATTCGAACGCCTTCTGCCAACTTTCATCCAAGTGATCGATTTGACAGAGCAAGAAGAATCTGAATATTGGGCTGTTATGTCTGCTGTTTTTGAAGGCAAACCAGTTGAATCTGTTGCATCTAGGCCCGACCTAAAATATGTTGCTTCAAATTCATTTGAAGCTAGCATCAACCGCAAG GTGCGTTTGTTGAGGACAATGCTTCAGTGGGAAGAGCAACTACGTTTGGAATCAAGTTTTGGAAGACAAGAGGGTGGTGCAAAATCTAGTGTTAACCCTGATTCTGTTGTCCTTGGGGAGGTTGTCATTATATGTTGGCCCCATGGTGACATAATGCGATTGAGAACTGGCAGCACTGCTGCAGATGCTGCAAGAAGAGCAGGACTTGAGGGAAAGCTAGTTCTAGTTAATGATCAACTAGTATTGCCTAGCACAGAGCTCAAAGATGGTGACGTCGTAGAAGTAAGATTGTAA